A stretch of the Parachlamydia acanthamoebae genome encodes the following:
- a CDS encoding RAP domain-containing protein: MHAPALSPSLPPKASVTEKSLEKKSPVDFIDNILKKINFYNPKEFVELAQTITQLEWRLLSTDPINANNLDDPHDLTPKTTAKITWIFLRTLGDTFSGQQKLLKETLCCVAKQNLEQFEPKDLVSIARVFDDIEYHEINLFRFLSRKISSCASRLTPEDIAWTLFSFRKITPLPELIFRRLTVLAFEKIQLFNAQELAITFKALVQASYCKNEQLSQISYRIKNKVNDLTVSDAIHVLWAYAYDARQNKKDPCFVRDSNWETLEQLKEVFLKNATSLNADEIVRIAWSYHFLNCIHEDLLRELCKHLEPKINDLTNDGLINITKIFISLNFIDKKLLWKLLKKIEDKVVDNPHQFTPSNLSELTHAMLMGYCQSEDYTTFILNMLDVIFQIDPSRWKAHQLSQIHTIHLIYTLKSKQEKAMPIPLQERIDIHLKGLKDKKPISSDFHLSVAKCIENILGKSEKEFQIETYFVDIAYPARKLVIEVDGPAHFDQFGNYLQKNAVKEFVLKLLGWQVIRISKEWPGYEHIFHNESTSLQKMPTQYKKKELKNLRIQFLNKLLNSHEN, translated from the coding sequence ATGCATGCTCCAGCGCTTTCCCCCTCCCTCCCCCCGAAAGCCTCTGTCACAGAAAAATCCCTCGAAAAAAAATCGCCCGTTGATTTTATTGATAACATCCTAAAAAAAATCAACTTTTACAATCCCAAAGAATTCGTCGAACTCGCCCAAACAATCACACAGCTGGAGTGGCGCTTATTATCTACTGATCCGATTAATGCGAATAATTTAGATGACCCACACGACCTCACTCCCAAAACAACAGCTAAAATAACGTGGATTTTCCTCAGAACTTTAGGCGACACTTTTTCTGGTCAACAAAAATTACTCAAGGAAACACTATGTTGTGTCGCTAAGCAAAACTTAGAACAATTTGAACCTAAAGACCTTGTTAGTATTGCGCGTGTTTTTGATGACATCGAATATCATGAAATAAATCTTTTTCGATTCTTAAGCAGAAAAATATCGTCGTGCGCTTCCAGATTGACCCCGGAAGATATCGCCTGGACCCTTTTTTCTTTTCGAAAAATAACCCCCCTTCCAGAGCTTATTTTTCGCCGCTTGACAGTTTTGGCGTTTGAAAAAATCCAGCTTTTTAATGCGCAAGAGCTAGCCATTACGTTTAAAGCCCTAGTGCAGGCCAGTTATTGCAAAAACGAGCAACTTTCGCAAATTAGCTATCGAATTAAAAATAAGGTCAATGATCTTACCGTAAGCGATGCGATCCATGTTCTGTGGGCCTATGCCTATGACGCACGCCAAAATAAAAAAGATCCCTGCTTTGTTAGAGATTCAAATTGGGAAACTCTTGAACAACTAAAAGAGGTCTTTTTAAAAAATGCGACTTCATTAAATGCCGATGAAATCGTCCGAATCGCTTGGTCATATCACTTCTTAAATTGTATCCATGAAGATTTATTACGAGAACTATGCAAACATCTAGAGCCAAAAATAAATGACTTAACAAATGACGGTCTTATCAATATTACCAAGATCTTTATCAGCTTAAATTTTATTGACAAGAAATTGCTTTGGAAGCTCCTTAAAAAGATCGAAGATAAAGTAGTGGATAATCCCCATCAGTTTACTCCTTCCAATCTTTCGGAGCTAACCCATGCGATGCTCATGGGATATTGCCAATCAGAAGACTATACAACATTCATTTTAAATATGCTGGATGTCATCTTTCAAATCGATCCATCCAGGTGGAAGGCTCATCAACTATCGCAAATACACACCATACACCTAATCTATACACTAAAATCGAAACAGGAAAAGGCAATGCCTATTCCATTGCAAGAACGCATCGACATCCATCTTAAAGGATTAAAAGATAAAAAACCCATTAGTTCAGATTTTCACTTAAGCGTCGCAAAATGCATTGAGAATATTTTAGGAAAATCGGAAAAGGAATTTCAAATCGAAACGTATTTTGTCGACATTGCTTATCCTGCACGCAAACTTGTCATTGAGGTAGATGGACCGGCTCATTTCGATCAATTTGGCAATTATTTGCAGAAAAATGCTGTAAAAGAATTCGTGTTAAAATTATTGGGATGGCAAGTGATTCGCATTTCCAAGGAATGGCCCGGGTATGAACATATATTTCACAACGAATCAACCTCTTTACAAAAGATGCCCACACAATATAAAAAAAAAGAGCTAAAGAATTTGCGCATACAATTCCTCAATAAACTCTTAAATAGTCACGAAAATTAA
- the rpmJ gene encoding 50S ribosomal protein L36, producing the protein MKVKASIKADKSKGDILVRRNGRLYVLNKKDPNRKQRQKGPARKK; encoded by the coding sequence ATGAAAGTAAAGGCATCGATTAAAGCCGATAAATCCAAGGGAGACATTCTGGTCCGCCGAAATGGACGTCTCTACGTACTTAACAAAAAAGATCCCAATCGCAAGCAGAGACAAAAAGGTCCTGCACGTAAAAAATAA
- the rpsN gene encoding 30S ribosomal protein S14: protein MAKKSSVEKQKRRERIVKLKWDKRQELKNKVYNMNLSEEEREEARTALNKMPRDSSPIRLRNRCQLTGRARGYLRKFKLSRLTFREMALAGLLPGVTKSSW, encoded by the coding sequence ATGGCCAAGAAGTCATCTGTCGAAAAGCAAAAACGCCGCGAGCGCATTGTCAAGCTCAAGTGGGACAAAAGACAAGAGCTCAAGAATAAAGTCTACAATATGAATCTCAGCGAAGAAGAGCGAGAAGAAGCACGTACGGCTCTTAACAAAATGCCTAGAGATTCCTCCCCTATTCGCCTTAGAAATCGTTGCCAACTCACAGGGCGCGCAAGAGGATATCTTCGTAAGTTCAAATTGTCTCGTCTAACTTTTCGAGAAATGGCTCTTGCCGGATTACTTCCTGGGGTTACTAAGTCCAGCTGGTAA
- a CDS encoding DUF4339 domain-containing protein has product MHFFSSLIFLALVGSLAAQYARVKGRDPFRWFVIGMLFSLLGLLVLFLLPDLSKKKQAEQESDSTSSSEEELLDVHPVEWSKDWFYVDVNKKSVGPVSMPVLIDLWKAEKIRLSTLVWSEGMTGWEKIEDLRSLMTCLEKN; this is encoded by the coding sequence GTGCATTTTTTTTCTTCACTTATTTTTTTAGCCTTAGTTGGAAGTCTTGCTGCTCAATATGCGCGAGTTAAAGGGCGTGATCCATTCCGGTGGTTTGTTATTGGTATGTTATTCAGTCTTCTTGGACTGCTTGTTTTATTTCTGTTACCCGATCTTTCGAAAAAAAAGCAGGCGGAACAGGAGTCGGATTCAACCTCTTCTTCAGAGGAAGAGTTGTTAGATGTGCATCCAGTGGAGTGGAGTAAGGATTGGTTTTATGTAGATGTAAACAAAAAGTCCGTGGGGCCTGTTTCGATGCCCGTATTGATCGATCTTTGGAAAGCAGAGAAGATTCGGTTGTCTACTTTAGTGTGGAGTGAGGGGATGACGGGTTGGGAAAAAATTGAGGATCTTCGGTCGCTAATGACCTGTCTTGAAAAGAATTAA
- a CDS encoding Asp23/Gls24 family envelope stress response protein has product MGEEKTRKVDTKEFELPETVFIRDIENRVFQGIVLQCLARVEGITLVEGNFIDSILGRGNVEGGIKGIYSEQDNKTHTVDIKVEVNICYGVSIPDKAEEIQTKIAEEITKMTGLHVSRVHVVFKNIVSPSQMKKILGPSAPMPVESNLEDEYNDEF; this is encoded by the coding sequence ATGGGAGAAGAAAAAACTCGCAAAGTCGATACCAAAGAGTTCGAACTACCTGAAACTGTTTTCATCCGGGATATTGAAAATCGTGTCTTTCAAGGGATTGTTCTACAATGCTTAGCCAGAGTAGAGGGGATCACCCTTGTGGAAGGAAACTTTATCGATAGTATTCTAGGACGTGGAAATGTGGAGGGTGGAATCAAGGGGATCTACTCTGAACAAGACAACAAAACACATACCGTTGACATCAAAGTAGAAGTGAACATCTGCTATGGGGTTTCGATTCCTGATAAGGCGGAAGAAATTCAAACTAAAATCGCAGAAGAGATCACAAAAATGACGGGACTTCATGTATCACGCGTGCATGTAGTATTTAAGAATATCGTCTCTCCTTCACAAATGAAAAAAATTCTCGGACCAAGTGCACCTATGCCCGTGGAATCAAACCTAGAAGACGAATATAACGACGAGTTTTAA
- a CDS encoding BON domain-containing protein, which produces MKKVIYLLPALGMLFTACEKKETPTGPTPPNPSSYYTADADSALDATSTKSKDASITDTHPGDQADSYADRPWLRKIRQAIAEDKDLESQAGNIKIVIIKGTINLKGTVPNEKAKADLVKKVKQVVGDRKVEDQTEVSK; this is translated from the coding sequence ATGAAAAAAGTGATTTATCTATTGCCTGCATTGGGAATGCTTTTTACAGCTTGTGAAAAAAAAGAAACTCCAACAGGTCCTACACCACCAAATCCGAGCTCTTACTATACAGCTGATGCAGATAGTGCATTAGATGCGACAAGCACGAAGTCTAAAGATGCTTCAATCACGGACACGCATCCTGGCGATCAAGCTGATTCTTATGCAGACAGACCTTGGTTGCGAAAAATCCGTCAAGCGATCGCAGAAGATAAGGATCTTGAATCTCAAGCGGGTAACATCAAAATTGTGATCATCAAAGGGACGATTAACTTAAAAGGAACAGTGCCAAACGAAAAGGCAAAAGCTGATCTTGTTAAAAAAGTTAAGCAAGTTGTAGGAGATCGTAAAGTAGAAGATCAAACGGAAGTTTCCAAATAA
- a CDS encoding class I SAM-dependent methyltransferase, with the protein MFTQYPLFQSHLDVAHNHWKKLVNPGDTVIDATCGNGHDTLILAKLVLDSSSGCVIGMDVQPQAIAATREKLAKELSANQMERLHLHCACHSIFPIQTENSVQLIVYNLGYLPKSDKSLTTCVNTTLISLQAALSLIAPGGAVSLTCYPGHEEGKREEEAILNFVQKLRPQEWSCSYQTWVNRQKAPGLLLIQKANTKKCLITE; encoded by the coding sequence ATGTTTACACAATATCCTCTCTTTCAATCTCATTTAGATGTGGCACATAACCACTGGAAAAAACTCGTCAACCCCGGTGACACGGTGATTGATGCAACCTGTGGGAATGGACATGATACACTCATCTTAGCCAAACTTGTGCTCGACTCAAGCTCAGGATGCGTGATAGGAATGGATGTGCAACCACAAGCAATTGCAGCCACACGCGAAAAACTTGCAAAAGAATTATCCGCAAATCAAATGGAACGCCTACATTTGCATTGCGCCTGCCATTCTATTTTTCCGATTCAAACCGAAAATTCGGTTCAATTGATTGTCTATAATTTAGGTTATTTACCAAAAAGTGACAAGTCCCTCACAACATGTGTGAATACAACACTTATAAGCTTACAAGCAGCCCTCTCTTTAATTGCTCCAGGAGGAGCTGTGAGCCTTACATGTTATCCTGGGCATGAAGAAGGAAAAAGGGAGGAAGAAGCAATTTTGAACTTTGTTCAAAAGCTTCGACCACAAGAATGGAGCTGCAGCTACCAAACTTGGGTCAACCGCCAAAAAGCACCTGGCTTACTTCTGATCCAAAAAGCGAACACCAAAAAGTGTTTGATAACAGAGTAA
- a CDS encoding 3'-5' exonuclease has translation MQAVFLDLETTGLDCTKHVVIDIAFKVVDLSRNQTRATYQKLVNHPSEIWQKTDPMSLEINGYTRELVLGGDAPLHIREEVIALFTQLGIERGKSVFICQNPSFDRPFFNQLVDTYTQERLNWPYHWLDLASMYWTKRVELWQMINEDVPDAISLSKDSIASYFHLPPEASPHRAINGVNHLLLCYQTLFGVRFLDQK, from the coding sequence ATGCAAGCTGTATTTTTAGATTTAGAGACAACAGGTTTAGATTGTACTAAACACGTGGTGATAGACATCGCTTTTAAAGTTGTGGATTTATCAAGAAATCAAACCCGTGCCACCTATCAAAAGCTGGTTAATCATCCCTCTGAGATTTGGCAAAAAACTGATCCTATGAGTTTAGAGATTAACGGTTACACGCGTGAACTGGTCTTAGGGGGAGATGCTCCTTTGCACATTCGAGAAGAGGTCATTGCTCTTTTTACTCAGCTTGGAATCGAGAGGGGAAAATCTGTCTTTATTTGTCAAAATCCAAGTTTTGATCGTCCTTTTTTTAATCAACTGGTCGATACCTATACACAAGAGCGTTTGAACTGGCCTTATCATTGGTTGGATTTAGCTTCGATGTATTGGACGAAAAGAGTCGAGCTTTGGCAAATGATCAATGAAGATGTCCCGGATGCAATAAGTTTATCAAAGGACTCCATCGCAAGCTATTTTCATTTGCCTCCTGAAGCTTCGCCGCATAGAGCGATCAATGGGGTGAACCATTTGTTACTCTGTTATCAAACACTTTTTGGTGTTCGCTTTTTGGATCAGAAGTAA
- a CDS encoding Maf family protein, giving the protein MTRLILGSQSPRRKEILEYFSIPFEQISSSFDEDSIAFQNNPEEYVCAISQGKAEELARKFPKAIILTADTIVHKDGKVYGKPKNREEAKDILQQLAGHWHQVYTGVTVRHAKEHHSSFERTQVLFHALTPEEIDLYHDKIAWQDKAAGYAIQQNGSIIIRSIEGCYYNVLGLPVHTTKLLLAKVGINLWEHL; this is encoded by the coding sequence ATGACTCGCTTGATTTTAGGTTCACAATCTCCAAGACGTAAAGAAATCCTAGAATACTTTTCAATTCCTTTTGAGCAGATTTCTTCCTCTTTCGATGAAGACTCGATTGCTTTTCAAAATAATCCAGAAGAATACGTTTGCGCTATTTCACAAGGGAAAGCTGAAGAATTAGCCCGAAAATTTCCAAAGGCCATCATTTTAACTGCAGACACCATTGTCCATAAAGATGGAAAAGTCTATGGCAAACCAAAAAATCGAGAAGAGGCCAAAGATATCTTGCAACAATTAGCTGGACATTGGCACCAGGTCTACACAGGAGTGACTGTTCGACATGCAAAAGAACACCATTCTTCTTTTGAAAGAACGCAAGTGCTATTCCATGCCCTCACACCCGAAGAAATCGATTTATACCATGACAAAATTGCATGGCAAGATAAAGCAGCAGGCTACGCTATCCAACAAAATGGGAGCATCATCATTCGTTCAATTGAAGGCTGTTATTATAATGTTTTGGGATTGCCAGTCCATACCACAAAACTTTTGTTAGCAAAAGTTGGAATTAATCTCTGGGAGCACTTGTGA
- a CDS encoding HEAT repeat domain-containing protein: MKYPFYFFSIFSLFACFAVYSQTDSPQKKQVLYFMQRGNTQQALSLYRQICDETGKHDFELLEQVGLILLDQGLRTRDPEVQLLTMFGAGMATNDKTLYMLEEGLKSPNPMLQLISLNLLASSFDDEADDVLMHAMLSNELLIRLEAAFQLARKKHPQAVSQIESLMYKVPDALHPLFPQLFALAGNAEAFQIIRKLMASPNQDTRLSAIHCAAKAGRDDFLPQIRILASQHDVRQQEICAYVLGMLKDEQAIPLLEKLAQSGTISIRLAALNALYELGHKEACEGIVAAAKIQNPYAFTLLGDIKGYESTLYELSKSGSAVIKLNACLSLLRQGDRRCLPFLADILLQDSRDLAFVKANSPGSSLFYWKIIPSAHHNLANNPSAYELSVSMREQVLVETLDLPEEDFLDIATVLFEKEQNDLIPCLVDLLENVQTPKAVELLKRFQQKAGAPLIRNYCNLALYKLKIPGPYEENLKKWVLEQKDNELIRFRPFLPWETRSDISSSPYHLTPHETSRLLIDSFEALARSQNYEGIQVLLEAIQNGNQTNKYALAGLLLRSIQ; this comes from the coding sequence GTGAAATATCCCTTTTATTTTTTCAGTATCTTTAGCTTGTTTGCTTGCTTTGCTGTCTATAGCCAAACTGACTCTCCCCAAAAAAAACAAGTGCTGTATTTCATGCAAAGAGGAAATACCCAGCAAGCTTTGAGTCTTTATCGCCAAATATGTGATGAAACGGGCAAACACGATTTCGAGCTACTTGAACAAGTGGGTTTGATTCTTTTGGATCAGGGGCTACGCACGCGCGATCCAGAAGTTCAGCTTCTGACGATGTTTGGAGCTGGCATGGCGACAAATGATAAAACATTGTACATGCTTGAAGAAGGCTTAAAAAGCCCGAATCCCATGCTGCAACTCATCAGCTTAAACTTACTTGCAAGTTCTTTTGATGATGAAGCTGATGATGTTTTAATGCATGCGATGCTTTCAAATGAACTCTTAATCCGTTTAGAAGCCGCCTTTCAATTGGCCAGAAAAAAGCACCCACAGGCTGTCTCTCAAATTGAATCTTTAATGTACAAAGTGCCTGATGCATTACACCCTCTATTTCCTCAATTGTTTGCCCTAGCCGGAAATGCTGAAGCCTTTCAGATTATTCGCAAATTAATGGCTTCTCCCAATCAAGATACACGTCTTTCTGCAATTCATTGTGCTGCAAAGGCTGGTCGAGATGATTTTTTGCCTCAGATTCGCATTCTTGCTTCTCAGCACGATGTACGGCAACAAGAAATCTGCGCCTATGTCTTAGGGATGTTAAAAGATGAGCAAGCCATTCCCCTTTTAGAGAAACTTGCTCAATCGGGAACAATCTCTATTCGCCTAGCGGCTTTAAACGCGTTGTATGAATTGGGACACAAAGAAGCTTGTGAAGGAATAGTTGCTGCCGCAAAAATCCAGAATCCCTATGCCTTTACACTTTTAGGAGACATCAAAGGATATGAATCTACCCTGTACGAGCTGTCTAAATCTGGTTCTGCTGTGATTAAATTAAATGCCTGTTTAAGTTTACTTCGACAAGGTGATAGACGCTGCTTACCTTTTCTTGCAGACATTTTATTACAAGATTCCCGCGATTTAGCATTCGTCAAAGCAAATTCTCCAGGATCATCTTTGTTCTATTGGAAAATCATCCCTTCCGCTCATCATAATCTCGCCAATAACCCTTCTGCCTATGAGTTATCCGTATCGATGCGCGAGCAAGTTTTAGTGGAAACGCTAGACTTACCTGAAGAAGATTTCTTGGACATTGCCACAGTCCTTTTTGAAAAGGAACAGAATGATTTAATCCCCTGCCTAGTCGATTTACTAGAAAACGTGCAAACGCCGAAAGCGGTCGAACTCCTCAAAAGGTTTCAGCAAAAAGCGGGAGCACCCCTTATCCGCAATTACTGCAACTTGGCTCTATATAAATTAAAAATTCCCGGCCCCTATGAAGAAAATTTAAAAAAATGGGTTCTTGAGCAAAAAGATAATGAACTGATTCGATTCCGCCCTTTTCTTCCCTGGGAAACGCGCTCCGACATTTCTTCTTCCCCCTACCATCTAACACCACACGAGACCTCCCGCCTGCTGATTGATTCTTTTGAAGCTTTGGCCCGTTCCCAAAATTATGAAGGGATCCAAGTCCTATTAGAAGCGATACAAAATGGCAATCAAACAAATAAATATGCTCTTGCCGGGCTTCTATTAAGATCTATTCAATAA
- a CDS encoding GNAT family N-acetyltransferase — protein sequence MNMTISKASLDDWQTVQNLARFYVYDMARYCGFLPGWETPPNGLYTCDDLSSYFTDSDRYSFLIKVDHELAGFVLINKVGSIPEVDWNMGEFFVISKFQGKGVGRTAAEQIFMQFPGLWEVMQIPENKGAIAFWNKVIQRYTNGHFMHTQTLIPKPIAHIMEVLRFDSLLNFNHL from the coding sequence ATGAATATGACGATTTCTAAAGCCTCTTTAGATGATTGGCAAACAGTTCAAAATCTTGCGCGATTTTACGTTTACGATATGGCTCGCTACTGCGGTTTTTTACCCGGCTGGGAGACGCCACCAAACGGTCTTTACACATGTGACGATTTAAGCTCTTACTTCACAGACTCCGATAGATATTCTTTTTTGATAAAAGTGGATCATGAATTGGCTGGATTTGTTTTAATTAACAAAGTAGGCAGCATCCCCGAAGTTGATTGGAACATGGGAGAATTTTTTGTGATTTCTAAGTTTCAAGGAAAAGGTGTAGGCCGCACTGCGGCTGAGCAGATTTTCATGCAATTTCCTGGTTTATGGGAGGTCATGCAAATCCCAGAAAATAAAGGAGCGATTGCTTTCTGGAATAAAGTCATTCAGCGCTACACAAACGGACATTTTATGCATACTCAAACTCTTATTCCTAAACCGATAGCGCATATAATGGAGGTGTTAAGATTTGACTCCCTCTTAAATTTTAACCATTTGTAA
- a CDS encoding UDP-glucose dehydrogenase family protein codes for MDLLIIGTGYVGLVTGTCLAEMGHHVLCLDIDHQKIDGLNQGLIPIYEPGLEEMVKRNMKAGRLQFTTDYARAVASAVVCFICVDTPVSADGKANLTFVKNVARSLAEHMQEYRIIVSKSTVPVGTASMLSSLIQEVLDERQVKIEFDIVSNPEFLKEGDAIHDFMKPDRVIIGTNSERVSEIMHEIYSPFMLSHDRLIIMDIPSAELTKYAANAMLATRISFMNELAGFCELTGADINKVRKGIGADKRIGYYFLYAGAGFGGSCFPKDIRALCSHAKSLRYPTPLLEATFSVNERQKMVLSEKICDYFAQKDEQGVKGKTIAVWGLAFKPETDDMREAPSIKLIEHLLSEGAQIRVFDPVALENGRKIFGSHAAVHFCSSEQETAQGADAIALITEWKQFRFLDFKMILNVMKGNAFFDGRNQYTPEDMSKKGFDYISIGRLQALAEQRKHFLDSKFPPIEDHASANVTLLS; via the coding sequence ATGGATTTATTAATTATTGGCACTGGATATGTGGGATTAGTCACAGGCACTTGTCTTGCTGAGATGGGACACCATGTTTTGTGTTTAGATATTGATCATCAAAAAATTGATGGCCTTAATCAAGGTTTAATTCCAATCTACGAACCTGGATTGGAAGAAATGGTTAAGCGTAATATGAAAGCTGGCCGCCTCCAATTTACCACAGATTATGCGCGGGCTGTAGCTTCTGCTGTGGTTTGCTTTATCTGTGTCGATACGCCTGTATCTGCAGATGGAAAAGCCAACCTTACCTTTGTCAAAAACGTCGCGCGTTCTTTAGCTGAGCATATGCAAGAGTACCGGATTATTGTTAGCAAATCTACAGTCCCCGTGGGCACAGCGAGCATGCTTTCCTCCTTAATCCAAGAAGTCTTAGACGAACGCCAGGTAAAAATTGAATTCGATATCGTTTCCAATCCAGAATTTCTAAAGGAAGGGGATGCGATTCATGATTTCATGAAACCTGATCGTGTCATTATTGGAACAAACAGTGAACGCGTCAGCGAAATCATGCACGAAATCTACTCACCTTTTATGCTCAGCCATGATCGTTTAATTATTATGGATATTCCTTCTGCCGAACTAACCAAATATGCCGCCAATGCGATGTTAGCAACCCGTATCTCTTTTATGAATGAACTAGCAGGTTTTTGTGAACTTACAGGCGCAGATATTAACAAAGTACGCAAAGGTATTGGCGCCGATAAAAGAATTGGCTACTACTTTCTGTATGCCGGAGCTGGCTTCGGAGGGTCTTGCTTTCCAAAAGATATTCGCGCACTTTGTTCCCATGCCAAATCATTGAGATACCCAACACCTTTGTTAGAAGCGACTTTTTCTGTAAATGAACGTCAAAAAATGGTCTTGAGTGAAAAAATTTGTGATTACTTTGCCCAAAAAGATGAACAAGGGGTAAAAGGAAAAACCATCGCTGTATGGGGCTTGGCTTTTAAACCCGAGACAGATGACATGCGAGAAGCACCTTCAATTAAACTCATTGAACATCTTCTATCCGAAGGAGCGCAAATCCGAGTGTTTGATCCAGTTGCACTTGAAAACGGCCGCAAAATTTTTGGCTCCCATGCCGCTGTCCACTTCTGTTCAAGCGAACAAGAAACTGCTCAAGGAGCAGATGCAATCGCGTTAATCACCGAATGGAAACAATTTCGCTTTCTCGACTTTAAAATGATTTTAAATGTCATGAAAGGCAATGCCTTTTTTGATGGACGTAATCAATACACCCCAGAAGATATGTCGAAAAAAGGATTTGACTATATCAGTATCGGTCGGCTACAAGCTTTAGCTGAACAAAGAAAACATTTTTTAGATTCAAAATTTCCACCCATTGAGGATCATGCTTCAGCCAATGTCACCCTGCTGTCATAA
- a CDS encoding polyprenyl synthetase family protein: MLQPMSPCCHKNSEKIYLEEFQQVALQHIEACLEKLFPESHMPYQSLFDAARYSLLGGGKRIRPLLSLAVIQALTGTFTQAIQPACALELIHTYSLVHDDLPSMDNDDFRRGKPSLHKVFPEGHAILTGDFLLTYAFEVLCSSPGLTAQQIVELVALLAKSAGGHGMIAGQIMDISAVNQTLTLDNLQHIHQTKTGALITCAVEFGAIVSGCAPVERALLQQFGNEIGLAFQIIDDVLDITSSHAKHGDSVASDLKNNKTTYATLLGVEKAQLLAQKHVQTALAKLEKLPLKTDLLNQLVAKVCPHIHV; the protein is encoded by the coding sequence ATGCTTCAGCCAATGTCACCCTGCTGTCATAAAAATAGTGAGAAAATTTACCTAGAGGAATTTCAGCAAGTAGCTCTCCAACATATTGAAGCCTGTTTAGAAAAGCTTTTTCCTGAAAGCCACATGCCCTATCAATCCCTCTTTGATGCAGCACGCTATTCTTTGCTTGGTGGAGGCAAGCGCATTCGCCCCCTATTAAGCTTAGCTGTGATTCAGGCCTTGACGGGAACCTTCACGCAAGCCATTCAGCCAGCCTGCGCTCTAGAACTTATTCATACTTATTCATTGGTACATGATGATCTACCCTCAATGGACAATGATGATTTCAGAAGGGGAAAACCTTCTTTACATAAAGTTTTTCCAGAAGGACATGCCATTTTAACCGGAGATTTTCTTCTTACCTACGCATTTGAAGTTTTGTGCTCTTCCCCTGGTTTGACTGCGCAGCAAATCGTAGAACTTGTTGCCTTGCTTGCTAAAAGCGCTGGAGGTCACGGAATGATCGCCGGACAGATCATGGATATCTCGGCTGTTAACCAAACGCTCACATTGGACAATCTGCAACACATTCATCAAACAAAAACAGGTGCTTTGATCACTTGTGCAGTTGAGTTTGGTGCCATTGTTTCGGGTTGCGCACCTGTAGAACGCGCTCTTTTGCAACAATTCGGAAATGAGATTGGACTTGCCTTTCAAATTATTGATGACGTTTTGGATATCACTTCCAGCCACGCCAAACATGGAGATTCTGTCGCTTCCGATTTAAAAAACAATAAGACAACTTATGCGACGCTTCTAGGGGTTGAAAAAGCTCAATTACTAGCCCAAAAACATGTTCAAACAGCCTTAGCAAAGCTTGAAAAATTGCCGTTAAAAACCGACCTATTAAATCAACTTGTTGCTAAAGTTTGCCCACACATTCATGTATAA